One window of candidate division KSB1 bacterium genomic DNA carries:
- a CDS encoding dicarboxylate/amino acid:cation symporter: MKKPRIHFTVWILIGLLIGAAAGKTAGAVLLPVAEPVAEIFLRLLRMTVMPLIVTSILSGVSAVGSSAGIVRLGTKTLGYFVGTTLLAILTGQLLVKLFKPGVGASLTGLQQAASAVQTADRRLIDLLYQLIPENIFQSLASGQVLPVITFCIFAGVVMLNLDEPYKSAIATLVEAGYRVMMKIVGAVIRLAPIGVAAITAKITALTGLAVFKSLGLYFLTVLVGLFFHGLITLPLLLVIFARIRPWKHYAAVAPALLTAFSTSSSMAALPLNLDCTINKSRVSRKIASFVLPIGATINMNGTALYECVAVLFIAQVYGIPLTWLQEAIVVLTALLAAVGSAGIPMAGLVMMSIILQAVGLPLEGVGLVLAVDRLLDMFRTTINVLGDSCGAVIIARSEGEALENLR; this comes from the coding sequence ATGAAAAAACCAAGAATTCACTTTACGGTCTGGATCCTCATCGGTTTGCTGATCGGCGCCGCCGCCGGTAAAACGGCCGGTGCCGTTCTGCTGCCGGTTGCAGAGCCGGTTGCAGAAATATTCCTGCGCCTGCTGCGCATGACGGTCATGCCGCTCATCGTCACGTCGATTCTCTCCGGCGTCTCGGCCGTCGGCTCTTCCGCCGGCATCGTGCGGTTGGGAACCAAGACGTTGGGATACTTTGTCGGCACGACTCTGTTGGCCATTCTGACCGGCCAACTGTTGGTCAAGCTGTTCAAACCGGGAGTCGGTGCTTCATTGACCGGCCTGCAGCAGGCAGCGAGTGCGGTGCAGACGGCAGACCGCAGACTGATCGATCTGTTGTACCAGCTAATTCCCGAGAACATTTTTCAATCCTTGGCGTCAGGCCAAGTGCTGCCTGTCATTACCTTTTGCATTTTTGCCGGTGTCGTCATGCTCAATTTGGATGAACCTTATAAATCGGCGATTGCGACCCTTGTTGAAGCGGGCTATCGGGTGATGATGAAGATCGTCGGCGCCGTGATCCGCCTGGCCCCGATCGGCGTTGCTGCGATCACTGCCAAAATTACTGCCCTGACCGGGCTGGCCGTCTTTAAATCATTGGGTCTTTATTTTCTCACCGTGCTTGTAGGCCTCTTTTTTCACGGTTTGATCACTCTGCCGCTTCTGCTCGTTATTTTCGCCCGCATTCGGCCTTGGAAACACTATGCGGCGGTGGCGCCGGCATTGCTGACCGCGTTTTCCACGAGTTCTTCCATGGCCGCCCTGCCCCTAAACCTCGACTGCACCATCAACAAAAGCCGCGTTTCGCGCAAAATCGCCTCGTTCGTGCTGCCGATCGGTGCCACGATCAACATGAACGGAACGGCGCTGTATGAATGCGTTGCCGTGCTCTTTATTGCGCAGGTCTACGGGATTCCGTTGACTTGGCTGCAGGAGGCCATAGTGGTTTTGACCGCACTTTTAGCTGCCGTCGGATCTGCCGGCATTCCAATGGCCGGTTTGGTGATGATGTCGATTATCCTTCAGGCGGTCGGGCTGCCTTTGGAGGGGGTCGGTTTGGTTCTTGCCGTGGATCGTCTGCTCGATATGTTTCGAACGACAATCAATGTCTTAGGGGACAGCTGCGGTGCAGTGATTATTGCCCGTTCGGAAGGGGAAGCTTTGGAAAATCTGCGGTGA